From the genome of Hymenobacter cellulosilyticus, one region includes:
- the traM gene encoding conjugative transposon protein TraM, producing MEPITPSTSDKRTVSNSEAEQPAPASVPVKRTPAELLRANWMVLAGLLLVLIIGGLLLWLKAAQRAAQQEREPVAAASANIEPEIPSVETAPLAPAASPSAQIEAQRRAEQDAQSAPARATDQDVVDVFAVDTTGLALRKRRRAQAAAQAASRRAEAARLAAADVDTIEATIQDPTTGSYQAQTLVVPRRRLTAGGGNGRRTGAGSGRAGRSLVPARDVDGTPFETDPDVLAMLGSSPPETRAAYERMTGKRYRDPNQTAQLLATRMSAPGMDGFNTVKVGNSARLMAQGSQREQQLAPDVFYKCVINGEQKVRTGSVVILRLLEDAVVSGVTFPKNMVFAGVATVGTNNVTLEVNRLGPTRVQADIYDFNYMPGIMIDPVKRVAREAGMAGNELQQQTTQEISTAIDRSASAANSVVGVGGRVAASVLSRPKTRTKLRDVLLPDGYLILITTAAAGQLGPEAAVR from the coding sequence ATGGAACCCATCACTCCCTCAACCTCCGACAAGCGAACCGTTTCCAATTCGGAAGCCGAGCAGCCCGCTCCGGCCTCTGTCCCGGTTAAGCGCACCCCTGCTGAGCTCCTCCGCGCCAACTGGATGGTGCTGGCCGGCCTGCTGCTGGTGCTCATCATCGGCGGCCTGCTGCTGTGGCTGAAAGCCGCACAGCGAGCCGCCCAACAGGAGCGCGAACCAGTGGCGGCCGCCTCGGCCAACATCGAGCCTGAAATTCCTTCAGTGGAAACGGCTCCTCTGGCGCCGGCTGCCTCGCCCTCCGCCCAGATAGAAGCCCAGCGCCGCGCTGAGCAGGATGCCCAGAGCGCCCCGGCCCGGGCCACCGACCAAGATGTCGTGGACGTGTTTGCCGTCGATACCACCGGCCTGGCCCTGCGCAAGCGGCGCCGCGCCCAGGCGGCCGCGCAGGCCGCGAGCCGCCGGGCAGAAGCCGCCCGCCTGGCCGCGGCCGACGTGGACACCATCGAAGCCACCATTCAAGACCCCACTACCGGCTCCTATCAGGCGCAGACGCTGGTCGTACCCCGCCGGCGGCTGACGGCCGGGGGCGGCAATGGGCGCCGCACAGGCGCTGGTTCCGGCCGGGCGGGCCGCAGCCTGGTCCCAGCCCGCGACGTAGATGGCACCCCGTTTGAAACCGACCCGGACGTGTTGGCCATGCTGGGCTCCTCGCCGCCTGAAACCCGCGCTGCCTACGAGCGCATGACCGGCAAGCGCTACCGCGACCCCAACCAGACCGCGCAGCTGCTGGCTACCCGCATGAGTGCCCCCGGCATGGATGGCTTCAATACCGTGAAAGTGGGCAACTCCGCCCGCCTGATGGCCCAGGGCAGCCAGCGCGAGCAGCAGCTGGCGCCCGATGTGTTTTACAAGTGCGTCATCAACGGCGAGCAGAAGGTGCGCACTGGCTCGGTGGTTATCCTGCGCTTGCTGGAAGACGCGGTGGTGTCCGGGGTGACCTTCCCTAAGAATATGGTCTTTGCCGGCGTGGCCACCGTGGGCACCAACAACGTGACGCTGGAAGTGAACCGCCTGGGCCCGACGCGGGTGCAGGCCGACATCTACGACTTCAACTACATGCCGGGCATCATGATTGACCCGGTGAAGCGCGTGGCCCGGGAAGCGGGCATGGCCGGCAACGAGCTGCAGCAGCAGACGACCCAAGAAATCAGCACGGCCATCGACCGCTCGGCCTCGGCCGCTAACTCCGTGGTGGGCGTGGGCGGCCGGGTAGCGGCCTCGGTGCTCTCGCGGCCCAAGACCCGCACCAAGCTGCGCGACGTGCTGCTCCCCGATGGCTACCTCATCCTGATTACCACGGCAGCGGCCGGCCAGCTCGGCCCGGAAGCGGCCGTGCGCTAA
- a CDS encoding DUF4138 domain-containing protein has protein sequence MRLYTFPALLELFLLLLQTAPAAAQSTTTTPTAVLATTDNLLDVAVSDSSTTYLVFGGPVSLVDVGMAGNYLVKIEANAVFVRAKRKHAPPTPMLIRYGSKYWMGRLVYADRPVMQLYDFQKDGALSINGKSVSSTGAAPENELALDKEREKKTVVEGKLSQLRKAREEHQAVAVVDNDLVLSLANVRNDKDFTYLRFKVINKTNIDYNVDFTDFQLVENAQKKFLARKKNEARRPLAPSGGRPNQVITGRTTGYLTYAIPLYAATERGYLEVTLRELNGARVLVLPVPSRVINRAATI, from the coding sequence ATGCGACTTTACACCTTCCCCGCCTTGCTGGAGCTGTTTTTACTACTGCTGCAAACGGCGCCGGCGGCCGCGCAGAGCACCACCACTACCCCAACTGCGGTCCTGGCCACCACCGATAACCTGCTGGACGTAGCCGTGTCCGACTCCTCCACGACCTACCTGGTGTTCGGCGGGCCCGTGTCGCTGGTCGACGTGGGCATGGCCGGCAACTACCTGGTCAAGATTGAAGCCAACGCCGTGTTTGTGCGCGCCAAGCGCAAGCACGCCCCGCCCACGCCCATGCTCATCCGCTACGGCTCCAAGTACTGGATGGGCCGGCTTGTGTACGCGGACCGGCCAGTAATGCAGCTCTACGATTTCCAGAAGGACGGCGCGCTGAGCATCAACGGCAAAAGCGTCTCCTCCACGGGAGCCGCGCCGGAAAACGAGTTGGCCCTGGACAAGGAGCGCGAAAAGAAAACTGTCGTCGAGGGAAAGCTGAGCCAGCTGCGCAAAGCCCGGGAAGAGCATCAGGCTGTGGCCGTGGTCGACAACGACCTGGTGCTCTCGCTGGCCAACGTGCGCAACGACAAGGATTTCACTTACCTGCGCTTCAAGGTCATCAACAAGACCAACATTGACTACAACGTGGATTTCACCGATTTCCAGCTGGTGGAAAACGCCCAGAAGAAGTTTCTGGCTCGCAAGAAGAACGAGGCCCGGCGCCCGCTGGCCCCATCGGGCGGGCGCCCGAACCAGGTAATTACCGGGCGCACCACGGGCTACCTGACCTATGCCATTCCGCTGTACGCGGCCACTGAGCGCGGCTACCTGGAAGTGACCCTGCGCGAGCTTAACGGCGCCCGGGTGCTGGTGCTGCCCGTGCCCTCCCGCGTGATAAACCGCGCCGCTACCATCTAA
- a CDS encoding TraG/VirB4 family ATPase, translating into MTKKPKTAAFNTVMPVHSFEGDKVVFKDGRVAVGFRVEPAEMESWTADDYEAFQTALVGVLRPLPVGTIVQKTDIYYDRPYREDKTQQTYFENKMNKHFFERLVLFQKSYLFLSFAPVAVKSPKTNAVNALVARAGEAVLKNPFAQLVHTLEAAESGAVEFIQGIKNLGGVTFERLPSAEIYQLYLQYFNLNFDGQPTRQEREIGNDLGTFSVGEQKVNVLSMVGQGSDAYPAVRNSYGVTAPMLYPLTHILQCPHVLTQALLIQDTRAELSSLDTDRKLNASLSFLATQDNHLRAAEVEEFTAEVRAENKQIVGLHLSCVLWDTNDTSRRENVERATAAFRYMFGTESVVESYLALPVFFGLLPGNAWQVPDRWLTSTADRGACYTHWTATYKTDPVGEYLTDRFRNLVQVNLFNTALDNQNAIVIGPSGSGKSYTFGNLIVQRFEKGARQIIMDVGGTYRNVLQSLNGEDFDNTYFEYDPQRPIEFNPFVVPRDASGKWLYNDEKTNFHLALLAALWKGGKDTALDKSERTILSRFLIEYYACLNESPRLNQKDEEFPGMESFYRFVEGYDQEMQKPVAVPGRA; encoded by the coding sequence ATGACCAAAAAGCCCAAAACGGCCGCGTTTAACACCGTGATGCCAGTGCATAGCTTCGAGGGCGACAAGGTGGTGTTCAAGGACGGCCGCGTCGCGGTGGGCTTCCGCGTGGAGCCTGCCGAGATGGAAAGCTGGACTGCGGACGACTACGAGGCCTTCCAGACCGCGCTGGTGGGCGTGCTGCGGCCCCTGCCGGTGGGCACCATCGTGCAGAAAACCGACATCTACTACGACCGGCCCTACCGCGAGGACAAAACGCAGCAGACCTACTTCGAGAACAAGATGAACAAGCACTTCTTCGAGCGGCTGGTGCTGTTCCAGAAGTCCTACCTGTTCCTCTCCTTCGCGCCGGTAGCCGTGAAGTCGCCCAAGACCAACGCGGTGAATGCCCTGGTGGCCCGCGCCGGCGAGGCGGTGCTCAAAAACCCGTTTGCCCAGCTCGTGCACACGCTCGAAGCGGCCGAAAGCGGCGCCGTGGAATTCATCCAGGGCATAAAGAACTTGGGCGGCGTGACGTTTGAGCGGCTGCCCAGCGCAGAGATTTACCAGCTCTACCTGCAGTACTTCAACCTCAACTTCGACGGCCAGCCCACGCGCCAAGAGCGCGAAATCGGCAATGACCTGGGCACCTTCAGCGTGGGCGAGCAGAAAGTGAACGTGCTGAGCATGGTCGGGCAGGGCTCCGACGCCTACCCGGCCGTGCGCAATAGCTACGGCGTGACGGCGCCGATGCTCTACCCGCTCACCCACATCCTGCAGTGCCCGCACGTGCTCACCCAGGCTCTGCTGATTCAGGATACCCGCGCTGAGCTCAGTTCACTTGATACCGACCGTAAGCTAAATGCCTCGCTCTCGTTTCTGGCCACCCAGGACAACCACCTGCGCGCGGCCGAAGTCGAGGAGTTCACCGCCGAGGTGCGGGCCGAAAACAAGCAGATTGTGGGCCTGCACCTGAGCTGCGTGCTCTGGGACACCAACGACACCAGCCGGCGCGAGAACGTGGAGCGGGCCACTGCGGCCTTTCGCTACATGTTCGGCACGGAAAGCGTGGTGGAAAGCTACCTAGCCCTGCCCGTGTTCTTCGGCCTGCTGCCCGGCAACGCCTGGCAGGTGCCGGACCGCTGGCTGACGAGCACCGCCGACCGCGGCGCCTGCTACACCCACTGGACGGCCACCTACAAAACCGACCCGGTGGGCGAATATCTCACCGACCGGTTCCGCAACCTGGTGCAGGTAAACCTCTTCAACACGGCCCTGGATAACCAGAACGCCATTGTCATCGGGCCCTCGGGCTCGGGCAAGAGCTACACCTTTGGCAACCTGATTGTGCAGCGCTTCGAGAAGGGTGCCCGGCAAATCATCATGGACGTGGGCGGCACCTACCGCAACGTGCTGCAGTCGCTCAACGGCGAGGACTTCGACAACACCTACTTCGAGTACGACCCGCAGCGCCCAATCGAATTCAACCCCTTCGTGGTGCCGCGTGACGCTTCGGGCAAATGGCTCTATAACGACGAGAAAACCAACTTCCACCTAGCACTGCTCGCGGCCCTGTGGAAGGGTGGCAAGGACACGGCACTGGACAAGTCGGAGCGTACTATTCTTTCGCGCTTTCTGATTGAGTACTACGCCTGCCTCAACGAGAGCCCGCGCCTGAACCAGAAGGACGAGGAGTTTCCCGGCATGGAAAGCTTCTACCGCTTCGTGGAGGGCTACGACCAGGAAATGCAGAAGCCGGTGGCCGTGCCGGGGAGGGCATAG
- a CDS encoding TraG/VirB4 family ATPase yields MEPDPLDGARRQYQKNLKYIDMHQFFLVLGQYITGGRYERVLNAKRDVDLSEYRLICFDLAKVQADPDLYPVVAMLITELSLDLFRKFPDDIKYIALDEAWTMLSGVLSEFIESMYRTIRKTNGSVTIITQGITEITSSKIGPAIINNSATKIILRHVNPDSLAQLQAPLGLTGHEMDLIKSVRSTEALREFFIKQGAKGRYLHWRPRRSSTPS; encoded by the coding sequence ATAGAGCCCGACCCGCTGGACGGCGCCCGCCGGCAGTACCAGAAAAACCTGAAGTACATCGACATGCACCAGTTTTTCCTGGTGCTGGGCCAGTACATCACCGGCGGCCGCTACGAGCGGGTGCTCAACGCCAAGCGCGACGTGGATTTGTCGGAGTACCGGCTCATCTGCTTTGACCTGGCCAAGGTGCAGGCTGACCCCGACCTCTACCCGGTGGTGGCCATGCTCATCACCGAGCTGAGCCTGGACCTGTTCCGCAAGTTTCCCGACGACATCAAGTACATCGCCCTCGACGAAGCCTGGACAATGCTTTCGGGCGTACTCTCCGAGTTCATCGAGTCGATGTACCGCACCATCCGCAAAACCAACGGCTCGGTCACCATCATCACCCAGGGTATCACCGAGATTACCAGCAGCAAAATCGGGCCGGCCATCATCAACAACTCGGCCACGAAGATTATCCTGCGCCACGTCAACCCCGACTCGCTGGCGCAGCTGCAGGCCCCGCTGGGCCTGACCGGCCACGAGATGGACTTGATTAAGTCGGTGCGCTCCACCGAGGCGTTGCGCGAGTTTTTCATCAAGCAGGGCGCCAAGGGAAGGTATTTGCACTGGAGGCCTCGCCGCAGCTCGACGCCATCCTGA
- a CDS encoding conjugal transfer protein TraG N-terminal domain-containing protein: protein MLAMVAYGIDPGFLRACDQTLQVVLTACRFITPSLMGIALLYTIGRGFISGSGLAMDWGPIIKATWIFFLLFFYQTLMDTLGTGIAAFTALFATNQSAAEALRDLTTPPAVAAAARNDSMGIGDIVSGASALMTSISETLSTFTFSGLMTRLFTATTVLIIRKIMTFIQQFILGFLYVCGPIAMTLSVVPSFGQLAMKWLQNFLAVQMWGLTFVLLDTLYKFYAESARAPGGLFGNIVNGPQQSVDEQMFMLTSVAFVLLYVMVPYLTSMFIGSSAAQGFIGSMTGMAVGAATAAAGVVAPGGGGLSSAVGRALGNGGGGGSGGGGSSATASGSNAAGSEAPSASASSGLPVITMSDALNPSYRQRASGIWTK from the coding sequence ATGCTCGCGATGGTAGCCTACGGCATCGACCCGGGCTTTCTGCGGGCCTGCGACCAGACTCTGCAGGTGGTGCTCACGGCCTGCCGCTTCATCACCCCCTCGCTGATGGGCATTGCGCTGCTCTACACCATCGGGCGCGGCTTTATCTCCGGCAGCGGCCTGGCCATGGACTGGGGGCCGATTATCAAGGCCACCTGGATATTCTTCCTGCTCTTCTTCTACCAGACGCTGATGGACACGCTGGGCACGGGCATTGCGGCCTTTACGGCGCTGTTTGCTACGAACCAGTCAGCGGCCGAAGCGCTGCGCGACCTGACCACCCCGCCGGCCGTGGCCGCGGCGGCCCGCAACGATTCCATGGGCATCGGCGACATCGTCTCGGGAGCTTCGGCGCTGATGACCAGCATTTCGGAAACGCTGTCCACGTTCACGTTTTCGGGGCTGATGACCCGGCTGTTTACGGCCACCACGGTGCTCATCATCCGCAAAATCATGACGTTCATCCAGCAGTTCATCCTGGGTTTCCTGTACGTCTGCGGCCCGATTGCCATGACCTTGTCGGTCGTGCCTTCCTTCGGTCAGCTGGCTATGAAGTGGCTGCAGAACTTCCTGGCGGTGCAGATGTGGGGGCTGACGTTCGTGCTGCTCGACACGCTCTACAAGTTCTACGCGGAGTCGGCCCGCGCCCCGGGCGGGCTGTTTGGCAACATCGTGAACGGGCCCCAGCAGTCGGTTGATGAGCAGATGTTCATGCTGACCTCCGTAGCCTTTGTGCTGCTCTACGTGATGGTACCCTACCTCACCTCGATGTTCATCGGCTCCTCGGCCGCGCAGGGCTTTATCGGCTCCATGACGGGCATGGCCGTTGGCGCGGCCACGGCCGCCGCCGGCGTCGTGGCGCCCGGTGGGGGCGGCTTATCCAGTGCCGTTGGTCGCGCCCTGGGAAACGGGGGCGGCGGTGGGAGTGGAGGAGGAGGCAGTAGTGCCACCGCCTCAGGCAGTAACGCCGCCGGTAGCGAAGCTCCCAGCGCTTCCGCTTCCTCCGGCCTGCCGGTCATTACGATGTCCGACGCCCTGAACCCATCCTACCGGCAACGCGCCTCCGGCATCTGGACCAAATAG
- a CDS encoding conjugal transfer protein TraK yields MDSAKDLSTSFSTMRNLALGSVLALLLVALASGFMVYRAYENSGRRVYVVSQTGSVAALSAGNDAHTPYEARNLVRQFMQTMFGHDQYTFKANLDAALPLIEGRGGRRIYECFTRGQVLQNYERYAARNVVTVDSVLVDMSKRPWSGAVYIKQRIFIGGQQKEPLPLAAKFNLVETNRSDANPYGLLITNFDYIPYSPQLTREEQELLQAQEADRQRRLQEAERGLTPAGTPAAPAAPATTPAPTAPAN; encoded by the coding sequence ATGGATTCCGCCAAAGACTTAAGTACCTCTTTCTCCACCATGCGCAACCTGGCGCTGGGCAGCGTGCTGGCCCTGCTGCTCGTGGCCTTGGCCTCGGGCTTTATGGTGTACCGCGCCTACGAAAACAGCGGCCGGCGCGTGTACGTCGTCTCGCAAACGGGCTCAGTAGCGGCCCTCTCGGCCGGCAACGACGCCCACACGCCCTACGAGGCCCGTAACCTAGTGCGCCAGTTCATGCAAACCATGTTCGGCCACGACCAATACACCTTCAAGGCCAACCTGGACGCGGCCCTGCCATTGATTGAGGGCCGCGGCGGCCGGCGCATCTACGAGTGCTTCACCCGCGGGCAGGTGCTGCAGAACTACGAGCGCTACGCCGCCCGTAACGTGGTCACCGTGGACAGCGTGCTGGTGGACATGAGTAAGCGCCCCTGGTCGGGCGCGGTCTACATCAAGCAGCGCATTTTCATCGGGGGCCAGCAAAAGGAGCCCCTGCCGCTGGCTGCCAAGTTCAACCTGGTGGAAACCAACCGCTCGGATGCCAACCCCTACGGGCTGCTCATCACCAACTTCGACTACATCCCCTACAGCCCGCAGCTGACGCGGGAAGAGCAGGAGCTGCTGCAGGCCCAGGAGGCCGACCGCCAGCGCCGCCTGCAGGAAGCCGAGCGCGGCCTGACTCCAGCCGGTACGCCCGCAGCGCCGGCGGCTCCGGCCACTACGCCTGCCCCAACTGCTCCCGCCAACTAA